The Cryptosporangium aurantiacum genome includes the window GCCGGGGCTCGTGTCGGGACCGCCGGGGCCGCTGTCGGGGTGGTTGCCGGTGGGGGCCGCGGGTTCGGGTTGGTGCTGGGGGTCGGCGAGCCAGTCGGCGACCACGTCCCAGTCCCAGTCGGTGACCCACTCCTGCTCCCCGTCAGCGTCGAGGGGCCACTCGTCGTCCAGCCGGACCAGGATCTCGGGCAGCGGAGTGTCCGGGGCGGAAACTGGGGTGTCGGCCAGGACGGTGCGGCCGGTCGGGGTGCGGCGTAGGTCGCTGGCGTGCACGAGCACGGTCAGGTGCGGCTGCTCCCCGGCGGTGGTGGGGAGTTCGCCGGTGTCCAGGATGTGCCGGATGAGGTCCCGGAGGGCGTCGTGGCGGCGTTCGGCCGCTGAGCGCATGTCTTCGGGATCGGGTTTGGGCAGGGTCGCGAAGTAGGTCTGCAGCATCGCCCCGCATTCGGGCGAGAGGGAGCCTTTCAAGTCCCAGATGTCGTCGTAGGTCTGACCCAGGTAGATGGCGCGTTCGGGTTCCGGCGGATGGTCTTTCGCCGGAAGCAGGTGCTCGAGGATGCGTTTGGCGATCTGCCGCAGCTCTGAGCAGCTGAGCCGGTGGGCGTTCTCGAACAACATCTCCTCAGCGACCGGCACCAAATTCGGATCCACCGCGTCGACCTTCCGGGCCAGCCACGCGGCGACCTTCACATGCCCGAACGAGACCACCCCGGCGGACAGGGCGCCGGCGAAACGCGGCAGAACCGGTAACCGGCGCGCGGTGTCGACCAGAGCGCTGGCCTCACCGGAGGTCATTCTCAACGAGCCTTGGAGCCAGGCCTTCGTCGACGGGGCACCGTTGTAGGCGACCGCGCCTCGGCGATGCACCGCACCGACCGCTTCGGTGAGCCCGGCCTGGGCCACCCGCACGATTTCTTCCCAGTCTTCTACCCGGCCGAGCTGCGCGGAATCGGGGAGCCCGCCGAGGTCTTCCCCGGCCAACTCCCGCAACACCGCCACACACTCGACCATCGAACTCATGTGCGAAATTCTAGAGCTGCCCCCCGACAGAAAACGGATGCGCGGGAGTCAGACGCGCGCGCCATGCACGCGTACGGCGGCACGGCGCCATCACTGATCCGCACGCTGGTTATGCCGGTGACGGGTGTCCACGGGTCGCCTGACTTTGATGGTCTGAGTTGGCCGCGTTCCTCCGGCTTGACCTGGCCCCACCCGGTGCTCCGGCAGGCAGAGTCTCCGGCTTGACCTGGCTCCGGATTCCGGATTGAGGTGGACCCGACGCTCCAGACGCACAACCGAGCGGCCAGTTGCCGGTGAACTTACCTATCCAACCCGCGTTGTTGCTGCTCAAACACCCAATAACGAGCGACCACTTGCCTGCATTCGCAGTGCAGATCTCCGGCGGACCTGGCTCCTAGCGTTGTCGTCATGCCGCGGCGAACCTACACACACCCGGCGGCGGAGGGCGGCAAGCCCGGACCAGGAGGAGCCGATGCCTTCGTCCCCGATCCTCAATCCCCACAACCCGCGGAAGGTCTTCCGCGTGGGCAAGACCGACGTTGTCAGCTTCGTCCGCGAGGTACCCGAACGCCTCGCCGCGATCGGGTCAACGCGGTGACGACCGGCCAGCTCGTGCGGCTGCGACCGGCGGTGCGGGCATCACAGACGCCGGACGGCATCTACGTGCGCGGCTGGAGCACCGCCTTCACCGCTGCGGGCGGCGCGGACCTGTGGCACCTGTGGCAGCGGCTGGAGCCGACGCTGCGGGGCGGCGTCGAGGAGGGCCGGCTCGCGGGCCTGGCCACGCGGCCGGC containing:
- a CDS encoding DUF222 domain-containing protein, which gives rise to MSSMVECVAVLRELAGEDLGGLPDSAQLGRVEDWEEIVRVAQAGLTEAVGAVHRRGAVAYNGAPSTKAWLQGSLRMTSGEASALVDTARRLPVLPRFAGALSAGVVSFGHVKVAAWLARKVDAVDPNLVPVAEEMLFENAHRLSCSELRQIAKRILEHLLPAKDHPPEPERAIYLGQTYDDIWDLKGSLSPECGAMLQTYFATLPKPDPEDMRSAAERRHDALRDLIRHILDTGELPTTAGEQPHLTVLVHASDLRRTPTGRTVLADTPVSAPDTPLPEILVRLDDEWPLDADGEQEWVTDWDWDVVADWLADPQHQPEPAAPTGNHPDSGPGGPDTSPGVPGGLDVRPNGSGSGPGGPGGGSGNGGLGRSSSGSGGGSGGSGSGSGRGPRVWVPGSRWVPGPGDGGRTDFGDTLPLEAIDRIACDAAINRIVLGPDDVPIAVGRR